CTGTGATTTTATAATTGGATTTAATGAAGGTTTCTCAATTCGTTTGTATGACATCTATACCTACACGCCTACACGTGTTCATTCCCTTGCTCTTAAAAATAATTGTTTGCTTTTAATTTGTTTTAAGTTTATTTATAAGATGGTTTTAATGAGGAACTCCAGCTTTTTGTAATTGGTATGCAATCGGTCTAATATAAAGGGtgtgtttggcatggagcttttaggagcttctagctttaagcttttaagaaaaagctccaacttaataaaaagtcttgtttggttgaaggagcttgaagcttttaggttagaAGCTTGAatcttttggttgaacgctcctactagtagcgtttagaaggagctacaagcttttagggaaaaaatgactattttaacctctaaagataataaactttttaaatttttagttatgtctattttggtcattttatacattttattaaaagctccagctactctgccaaacaccaaatatatctaaagagctacagctactagctaccaacTACaactaccagcttccagccaccagctaccagcttccagcttccagccaccagctaccagcttccagccaccagccaccagctacttttgccaaacataccctaagttTTGTTCTTGTTTCTTATTTTAATAATCAGCCTTTTCCTTTCTATTAGCAGTTGTATAGCTGAAGTTGAAGTTGCTTGCTTTAATCATTGAAAAGTTgtttaaaacatgtatataaaTCCTTCATTAACTAAAAAAGAGAATTTTTTTCACCATGTATATAAATGTGGCATTTTCTTGATTGCGCCCGACTCCCTAAGCTACTTTTGTTTTCTATGTAGTCTCTGTTTGGGTGTAGGGATTGGATAAAGAAGTTACTTATTCTATGACTAAAACGTtcaattaaattataaaaagacTATTTTTAGTAGCATTTCAATTGGTGGAGAGTTTTATAAAGTTTCTTAAGATGATTCTGTGTTGATTTATGACTTTCTAAATGCATTTTGTTAAACGTTGATGCTTGCTATAAGTTCATGAGTTAAATTTATCATTTTGGTATCAAAATTGTTGATGGTTGATATCAGGATTAGGCGACCTATGATACGAAACTACAAAGTAATCGAATTGGAAATTTAGGAATAAATGTATATATTTAGTTTGATTGATAGCAATACTACATTACTACccgtcccacatcgcttagaaacCAAAAGTTAGGCCTTTTACCAACCCTTAAATTCCAATTGACCCGTGTTTTGACTTTTGGCTTTGACTTTCATCTGCATCCATGTCTGGCGACTTTTATTAACTCCAACATCTTACAGCAACAGTGTACTATCCATTTTCTCTCATCAGTACCATCCTGCAATTGGCCATATTGTTGACTTTTCATATTCAAGCCATTGACTTATTCTCTTAGCAACAATAAAACTATGTTTTGACTTTTTATACCCATTCCGTTGACTATCTTTGACTTCGCTAAATCGAACATAACAAGCTCTCTGCCATATTTTAGTTGCCTAATTCATTACCTTTCATGTAGAATCTTGGTTTAAATAAGCGCGCCTAGGCGCGAGGCGACCTAAGGCACAAACCAAAACGCCTTGTGTGACATAAGGCGCATGTGAGGCGCACTTTTTAGGCTAAAATTTGACCTGAGGCACAGGTGAGGCGCGTGCCTTTTGTACATGGGGTGTTTCTGTGTAGCTGAGTGTTGTACAACAGGCTTTTTATGCTGTCCATTTctgttttttttcattttaaaacatatataatgcTTAATTTTAGCTAAATCAAAGGTAGGGGatgctaaaaacctatgggatatataaaataatttataTAATCACTTTGCGCCTTGCATACGAAAAGctcaccgcttttgcgctttgcgcctcggtttcagacctcgtcgcttttgtgcgcttccCGCTTTTTTTAAACCAAGTGTAGAATAACTGTTTACTTTTACTTCTTTTTGTATTATAATTTATAATCGATCCATACTGTCTTTTTGCAGCAAAACCATTGATCAAATAGTGAACTTCTGTAGATTTGTTCAGTTCACTTTAGTCATCTGGTTCAATCTTGTAAGCATAATACATGATTCGAATGAATCCATTTGTTGTGCATATATTATAGAAAATCTTTGCTTAACTTTAAATAAAAAAGAGAATTCTTTCAACATGTATATAAATGTGGCATTTTCTTGATCGGGCCCTACTTCCTTTGGCTACTTTTATTTTCTATGTATCTATCCTGTCTTATATTCTAATGCCAAACATtcattaaataattaaaaagacTATTTTAGTAGCAGTTCAATTGGTGGAGAGTTTCATAAAGAGTTTATTAAGATGAAATGGTGTTTATTTATGACTTTCTAAATGCATTTTTGTTAAAAGTTGATGTGTGCTATTAGTTCATGTCTGTCTAAGTTAAATCTATCATTTTTTTATCGAAATCGTTGATGGTAGATATCAGGATTAGATTGTCTATGAAGATTATCATCCGTTATTAAGGTATCTATGATACAAAATTACAAAGTATCCAAATTGGAATCTTAGGGGTAAATGTATATTTTTCATATTTAGTTTAATTGATAGAAATACTACGCGTCCCACATCGCCTCGCAACAAAAAGTATGGCCTTTTCTCAATCATATATAAAGGCCGCCCCATTCCTTTAGTTTTTTACATCTTCGTCGAGGCTTTGTACGTTCCTTTTTAAACATCTCGGGTCTTTCAAAAGAGGTAATTCTTACTCATTATTTCCTATCAATGTTCATTCGTTTTTTTTATCATACTTTTTAGTCGTCGAGCAATTGCCCTTTATCCATGTTCTTCAATTTGCTTATTTCTCTCTTTCTATTTATGTATATGCGTGAAACGATGTTGTGAACGAGCCAGAAACAGTGGGCTTCAAGGAATAGATTATGGATCAAAAGCTTACGAATACAGTCGACGAGACAGAGCTCAGGAAAAGTACCCGTATCCGGAAAACGCCTGCGCATTTGGAAGATTTTGTGGTCAATGCCACATCCACAAAAGGGTAATAGATCAAGCTTGTGTGAGAGAGTAAATTAGCTTATTATTAGAGTATTATTTTCTTTTCGTTTTCACATCATGCTCTATATTTCTTTCCTCGTCTTCTTTTTCACGAGTATTCAATACCTTCCCAATTTCTCCCATTTTTACTTATGTTTCTTTCTTAGTCAATCAATCAATAGATTCATGATCAATCAATAGATCTATTTCATTGGTGCTTTCATTGCTCATGTGCAAAGTTGGCTCTAGTACTTTAGGACGACATAAGCTTGCCCTAGTGCACCTTGCCCGATTTTCTAGTGATAATTTGGAAAGCCAACATGTATTACGAATTTTATGCAATTTTTGAACCCAATCGTTTGAGAATTGCTTCTTTTTTGTTTGATGATGCTGCGGAATGGTTCAGTTGGGCGCATCACCGTTTTTAGTTAAAAAAGTGGCCGACATTCACAATGGCCCTCGTTAAATGGTTCTATTTTTGTGAAAGTGAAGTAGAGGAACCTAAGGGCATCTTTATGAAGATGCAACAACAGTGGTGTTGAGGTTGTCTCTAATCCCACAATGCTTTTGCCTCGTGTTATTAGTTTGTTTCGATCTTTCCAACGGTTATCATCAAATTCGCATTAAAGATGGTCATGACATTTGGCTTAGCCTCATCACAGATGATGCCCCCCCTCCCATTTCAACGACTAGTAAAATGATGTGTTCCGTCCTTTCTTGTGAAAATTCATGTTAGTGTTCTTTGACGATATTTTGGTTTATACTGCATCATGGGAGGAGCATTTGAAACATGTGCGGATCGTCCTACAGAGCCTACGCAACCATGTAGCCAAACCTTCCAAGTTTCTCTTTGGACCATAGATCATCATGAATGCATGATATAATGAGAGCATGTGAGAGAGAGATAGTTATGCGTATTGTTAGAATATTGTTTCCCTTTCTTTCTCATCTCACCTCACCTCACCTCACCTCATGCTCTGTATGTCTCTCCTCATCTTTATGAATATTCAATAAATTCTTGATTTCTTTCATTGTTACTATTGTTTATTCGTAATCGAACGGTGAATGTGTTCATTGACTAATTAGGGTTTCATGTCTGAATTCGTACCAACTAAGTCCACGGTGTTGGACTCAAACAATGTTGTTTTTTAAGCCCACGCATTGGGTTGGCCCACCAACTAAGCACTAAATGGGTCAAAAAAAACTCCAGAAAAAAAATCGGCAAGTTTCACAAGGTCTGATGAGGCTCAACTCTTAAGCCTCACCATCTCGGAAAGCCTCGGACAAGGTGAGGCTTACGTTTCAGCTTATTCACATGAGGCTAAGTCTCTTACGCGGTTTTTCACCTCCTCAGCCGAGTTGCGCCTCAAAACGCCTTTTTAAACCATGTTTGGATCATAATGTCTAGGGTTTAGTATTCAAGTAGAATCTTAAATGTAGTTGGAATCATATGATGAAAtggatttgtttatttttttttttttaatattttaggtTTTTAAATGCAAGAGAAATGAACAGCAAATTCATGAGCTTTCTACCCTTTTCCACATCCAAAACTTCATGACTCTATAGCCTTTCTCATGTTAATAGTATGATTTTTGTTATAAATGTTCATCGACTACGCTTTTTGAATTTCAGTTCTCAATCGAATTGGGCCGATCAAGTTCCAATTGCTGTAGCTCCTCTCAACTGCGTCCCGTACACGGGCCCGCCTCTTGACGACTCTGATGACATGGTGGTATATGATAAGCCCATGATGGTTTATCTGCCTGAACAACCCACTGAAAAAGAAAAGGATGCCTTGATGGCAGTCACCAAACGTGGAGTATTGGTTACTGGGAGTGCTGCAAAGGGGTTAATGGCACCGATTATGGGGTCGTATGACCTTTCTGAATCCGATGATGGTTTTCTGTTTCGCTTTGCACTTCCAGGTGTCAGCGACGATGAAAGTAAGTTTTTCAAACCGAcgaatgttaaataaattattttgaccCTAAATGATTAGAACATCATAATCAGTTTTTGCCGAACACCCCAATAtgagtaggggtgtt
Above is a window of Helianthus annuus cultivar XRQ/B chromosome 14, HanXRQr2.0-SUNRISE, whole genome shotgun sequence DNA encoding:
- the LOC110908105 gene encoding alpha-crystallin domain-containing protein 22.3 isoform X2 — protein: MAAPNGSQSNWADQVPIAVAPLNCVPYTGPPLDDSDDMVVYDKPMMVYLPEQPTEKEKDALMAVTKRGVLVTGSAAKGLMAPIMGSYDLSESDDGFLFRFALPGVSDDEKFKCEIRPDGDILIQGVTNTGQKEVQAHNMTFNMYTQYLCPPGDFEVRFHLPAKVDPSTLECKLDNGVLEGVVKKKPVQG
- the LOC110908105 gene encoding alpha-crystallin domain-containing protein 22.3 isoform X1 — protein: MDQKLTNTVDETELRKSTRIRKTPAHLEDFVVNATSTKGSQSNWADQVPIAVAPLNCVPYTGPPLDDSDDMVVYDKPMMVYLPEQPTEKEKDALMAVTKRGVLVTGSAAKGLMAPIMGSYDLSESDDGFLFRFALPGVSDDEKFKCEIRPDGDILIQGVTNTGQKEVQAHNMTFNMYTQYLCPPGDFEVRFHLPAKVDPSTLECKLDNGVLEGVVKKKPVQG